CGGCCGTCGACCGACAGCGCGTGAACCCGCACCCCGAGCTCGCGCGGATCGGCGCCGCCCGGCCGGAAGCCGGCCGTCTCCAGGGCCAGCGACACGAACCGGGGCAAGAACACGATCTTCGACGTGACCGCCGCGATCCGGTCGGCGCCCGGTGCGTCGAAGGGGGCCAGCAACGCCTCCAACCATCCGGGGTCGGCCACCGTGTCGCTGTTGAGCAGGACGGCAAACGGCGTCGTCACCTCGCGCAAAGCCAGGTTGTTGCCACCCGCGAAGCCGGTGTTCACCTGGCTTGCGATCACCCGGGCTTCGGGAAAGTCCCGGGCGAGCAGCTCGAGCGAGCCGTCGGTCGATGCGTTGTCGACTACCCACACGGCGACTTCGGCGGCGATGGTCTGCCGCCGCAACGCGTCGAGGCACGGACCGAGGAGCTGCTCGCCGTTGAAGTTGACGATGATGACGGTGGCACGCGGATCGCTCACCCCAGTGGGGTCGTCTTATGGGCGAACGGGACGTCGAAGATCCCGGCCGGTTGCGGCCCCTTGACGGTGAACGACAGCGGGAAGCGGTGACCGGCGACGGCCTTGTTCTCGACGTCGTAGATGCCGACCGCGGCGCCGAACGTGCCGTTCAGCGGCGGCATGCTCGGCGTGCTGAAGTCGATCGCCACCTTGCCCCGCTCGAGCCGGCCCATCTGGTCGGCCGGCAACTCCATCAGACAGATCGGGATGTCGCCCGCGCCCAGGATCGTGACCCACAGCTTGCCGGCCGGAACGAGTTCGGGGTCCACCACGTCGAGGACGAGGCGCAGGACGAACGGCTCGCCCGGGCGGAACGTCTCCACCGCGACGCCACCCGGCTCGTGGGACACCGTGACGTCGACGAACTCCAGCGAGGGACTGGTCGTGGTAGGCACGTCGACCGCCCCCATGCCGAGCAGCCCGCGCAAGACCCCGGTGGCGTAGATCGGGACGCCGTCGCAGACCAGCTGGCCGTGGTCGAGCACCAGCGCGCGGTTGCAGATCCGCTCCACCAGCTCCAGGCCGTGGGTGACGAACAGGATCGTGCGACCCTGGGTCTGGAACTCCTCGATCTTGCGCAGGCACTTTTCCTGGAAATGCTCGTCGCCGACCGCGAGCACCTCGTCGACGAGCAGGATGTCGGGGTCGACGTTGACCGCGACCGCGAAACCGAGCCGGACGTACATGCCGGACGAGTAGTGCTTGACCGAGTTGTCGATGAAGTCGCCGAGTTCGCTGAACTCCACGATGTCGTCGAAGACGCTGTCGACGTCGCGCCGGGACAGGCCGAGCAGGGACCCGTTGAGGTATACGTTGTCCCGTCCGGACAGCTCGCCGTTGAAGCCGGCCCCCAGTTCGAGCAGCGACGCGATCCGCCCGCCGACCTGCACCTGGCCGGTGGTCGGCTTGAGGATGCCGGCGAGAACCTTGAGCAGGGTGCTCTTGCCGGAACCGTTGGCGCCGATCAGCCCGACCGTCTCGCCGTGGTCGACCTCGATCGAGACGTCGCGCAGGGCCCAGAAGTCCTCCGAGCTGTGCTTGCGGCGCAGCGCGAGCTCCTTGAGGCTCGTCGCCCGGCTGTGGTAGCTGACGAATTTCTTGCTGACGCCGCGCGCGCTGATCGCGACCTCACCGGTGCCTCTCACCTACAGCTCCTCGGCAAAGTCGCCTTGGAGGCGGTGGAACACCCGGATCCCGAACAGCAGCAGCGCGATCGAAATCAGCAGGCAGAGCCCGCACTGCTCGAGGTACCACAGGTAACCGGGGGCGGCGAGGGTCATCGTGCGGGTCAGCGGCGCCCCGCCGCGCGCGATCTGGGTCGCTGACCCGGTGTTGGCGTAGATCGCCCGTTGGAAGGTCGCGACCACGGTGGCCATCGGATCCAGGAAGAATGCCCGGAACAGCAGCGACTTGTGATGAACGGCCCTGGC
This sequence is a window from Mycobacteriales bacterium. Protein-coding genes within it:
- a CDS encoding ABC transporter ATP-binding protein, whose amino-acid sequence is MRGTGEVAISARGVSKKFVSYHSRATSLKELALRRKHSSEDFWALRDVSIEVDHGETVGLIGANGSGKSTLLKVLAGILKPTTGQVQVGGRIASLLELGAGFNGELSGRDNVYLNGSLLGLSRRDVDSVFDDIVEFSELGDFIDNSVKHYSSGMYVRLGFAVAVNVDPDILLVDEVLAVGDEHFQEKCLRKIEEFQTQGRTILFVTHGLELVERICNRALVLDHGQLVCDGVPIYATGVLRGLLGMGAVDVPTTTSPSLEFVDVTVSHEPGGVAVETFRPGEPFVLRLVLDVVDPELVPAGKLWVTILGAGDIPICLMELPADQMGRLERGKVAIDFSTPSMPPLNGTFGAAVGIYDVENKAVAGHRFPLSFTVKGPQPAGIFDVPFAHKTTPLG